A genomic stretch from Streptomyces venezuelae ATCC 10712 includes:
- the thrS gene encoding threonine--tRNA ligase — MSDVRVTVQSASEAEERAVSAGTTAGALFADDRTVIAARVGGELKDLSYELADGDVVEGVEISSPDGLDILRHSTAHVMAQAVQELFPEAKLGIGPPVRDGFYYDFDVEKPFTPEDLKVIEKKMQEIQKRGQRFARRVVTDEDARAELADEPYKLELIGIKGSASTDDGANVEVGGGELTIYDNLDAKTGELCWKDLCRGPHLPTTRNIPAFKLMRNAAAYWRGSEKNPMLQRIYGTAWPSKDELKAHLDFLAEAEKRDHRKLGNELDLFSIPDEIGSGLAVFHPKGGIIRRVMEDYSRKRHEEEGYEFVYSPHATKGKLFEKSGHLDWYAEGMYPPMQLDEGVDYYLKPMNCPMHNLIFDARGRSYRELPLRLFEFGTVYRYEKSGVVHGLTRARGFTQDDAHIYCTKEQMAEELDKTLTFVLNLLRDYGLTDFYLELSTKDPEKFVGSDEIWEEATAVLQQVAEKQGLPLTPDPGGAAFYGPKISVQARDAIGRTWQMSTVQLDFNLPERFDLEYTAPDGTKQRPVMIHRALFGSIERFFAVLLEHYAGAMPPWLAPVQATGIPIGDAHVDYLHEFAAKAKKQGLRVDVDSSSDRMQKKIRNAQKQKVPFMIIAGDEDMAAGAVSFRYRDGSQENGIPVDEAIAKIAKIVEDRVQV; from the coding sequence GTGTCTGATGTCCGTGTGACCGTCCAGTCCGCCTCGGAAGCAGAGGAGAGGGCGGTGAGCGCGGGCACCACCGCCGGCGCCCTGTTCGCCGACGACCGCACCGTCATCGCCGCCCGCGTCGGTGGCGAGCTGAAGGACCTGTCGTACGAGCTCGCCGACGGCGATGTCGTCGAGGGCGTCGAGATCTCCTCCCCGGACGGTCTCGACATCCTGCGCCACTCGACCGCGCACGTCATGGCCCAGGCCGTGCAGGAGCTCTTCCCCGAGGCCAAGCTGGGCATCGGCCCGCCGGTCCGGGACGGCTTCTACTACGACTTCGACGTCGAGAAGCCGTTCACTCCTGAGGACCTCAAGGTCATCGAGAAGAAGATGCAGGAGATCCAGAAGCGCGGCCAGCGCTTCGCCCGCCGGGTGGTGACCGACGAGGACGCCCGCGCGGAGCTGGCGGACGAGCCGTACAAGCTGGAGCTCATCGGCATCAAGGGCTCGGCCTCGACCGACGACGGCGCGAACGTCGAGGTGGGCGGCGGCGAGCTGACCATCTACGACAACCTCGACGCCAAGACCGGCGAGCTGTGCTGGAAGGACCTCTGTCGTGGTCCGCACCTGCCCACCACCCGGAACATCCCGGCGTTCAAGCTGATGCGCAACGCCGCCGCCTACTGGCGCGGCAGCGAGAAGAACCCGATGCTCCAGCGCATCTACGGCACCGCCTGGCCGTCGAAGGACGAGCTGAAGGCCCACCTCGACTTCCTCGCCGAGGCCGAGAAGCGCGACCACCGCAAGCTGGGCAACGAGCTCGACCTCTTCTCCATCCCGGACGAGATCGGCTCCGGCCTGGCGGTCTTCCACCCCAAGGGCGGCATCATCCGCCGGGTCATGGAGGACTACTCGCGCAAGCGCCACGAGGAGGAGGGCTACGAGTTCGTCTACTCGCCGCACGCCACCAAGGGCAAGCTGTTCGAGAAGTCCGGTCACCTCGACTGGTACGCCGAGGGCATGTACCCCCCCATGCAGCTCGACGAGGGCGTGGACTACTACCTCAAGCCCATGAACTGCCCGATGCACAACCTGATCTTCGACGCGCGCGGTCGTTCCTACCGTGAACTGCCGCTGCGCCTGTTCGAGTTCGGCACCGTGTACCGGTACGAGAAGTCGGGCGTCGTGCACGGCCTGACCCGCGCCCGCGGCTTCACCCAGGACGACGCGCACATCTACTGCACCAAGGAGCAGATGGCGGAGGAGCTCGACAAGACCCTCACCTTCGTCCTGAACCTGCTGCGCGACTACGGTCTGACCGACTTCTACCTGGAGCTGTCCACCAAGGACCCGGAGAAGTTCGTCGGCTCGGACGAGATCTGGGAGGAGGCCACCGCGGTCCTCCAGCAGGTCGCCGAGAAGCAGGGCCTCCCGCTCACCCCCGACCCGGGCGGCGCCGCGTTCTACGGCCCGAAGATCTCGGTGCAGGCGCGGGACGCCATCGGCCGCACCTGGCAGATGTCGACCGTGCAGCTCGACTTCAACCTGCCGGAGCGCTTCGACCTGGAGTACACCGCCCCGGACGGCACCAAGCAGCGCCCGGTCATGATCCACCGCGCGCTGTTCGGTTCGATCGAGCGCTTCTTCGCCGTGCTCCTCGAGCACTACGCGGGCGCGATGCCGCCGTGGCTGGCGCCCGTCCAGGCCACCGGCATCCCGATCGGCGACGCGCACGTCGACTACCTGCACGAGTTCGCCGCCAAGGCGAAGAAGCAGGGCCTGCGGGTGGACGTGGACTCGTCCTCGGACCGGATGCAGAAGAAGATCCGCAACGCGCAGAAGCAGAAGGTCCCGTTCATGATCATCGCGGGTGACGAGGACATGGCCGCCGGCGCCGTCTCCTTCCGCTACCGCGACGGTTCGCAGGAGAACGGCATCCCCGTCGACGAGGCCATCGCCAAGATCGCCAAGATCGTCGAGGACCGCGTCCAGGTCTGA